Proteins found in one Brachypodium distachyon strain Bd21 chromosome 5, Brachypodium_distachyon_v3.0, whole genome shotgun sequence genomic segment:
- the LOC104585522 gene encoding formin-like protein 14 yields MFGSGDAAANGFFPHTRLSEQAVVLYQAGYLTPPDTRLPAGWHLSVGGVGVPPAPPVGSPRWCADVAHPPGKPPTTRRTGRRCSRASGRPSSPSSTPPTPRLDGTTSSGAGLGGACPAARSPPSSTTSTSARPYPMLSPTPPSPQPRSGGLSPRRKKMAVKKRPAARPAHGIIIRDGPPPPPSPGAPTQEEPAPWWAQECGVQTSLAAPGDPEEFQGYQTAMVLSAVEPPRMTEEEALAWSARDWEQILSAGHGGSRGASSSAGFVPVKDEPVCDGSDDNDFSWSFLD; encoded by the coding sequence ATGTTCGGCAGCGGCGACGCAGCGGCGAACGGGTTTTTCCCGCACACGCGGCTGTCCGAGCAGGCAGTGGTGCTGTACCAGGCCGGCTACCTGACGCCGCCGGACACGCGCCTCCCTGCGGGATGGCATCTCAGCGTCGGCGGGGTGGGGGtcccaccggcgccgcccgtCGGGAGCCCTCGGTGGTGCGCCGACGTCGCCCATCCCCCCGGTAAGCCGCCGACAACACGGCGTACTGGGAGGCGCTGTTCCAGGGCGAGCGGGCGGCCGAGCTCGCCCAGTTCGACACCGCCAACCCCTCGTCTGGACGGCACAACATCGTCGGGCGCAGGGCTTGGTGGGGCGTGCCCGGCCGcacgctcgccgccgtcctcgaccACCTCGACATCGGCGCGCCCCTACCCGATGCTCTCCCCGACCCCCCCTTCGCCGCAGCCGAGGTCCGGAGGCCTCTCCCCGCGCCGCAAGAAGATGGCTGTGAAGAAGCGGCCTGCGGCGCGCCCGGCCCACGGCATCATCATCCGCgacgggccgccgccgccgccgtcgcccggcGCTCCCACCCAGGAGGAGCCGGCTCCGTGGTGGGCGCAGGAGTGTGGCGTGCAGACGTCGTTGGCGGCTCCCGGGGATCCCGAGGAGTTCCAGGGCTACCAGACAGCCATGGTGCTCTCGGCGGTGGAGCCGCCTCGGATGACCGAGGAAGAGGCGCTCGCCTGGTCGGCGCGCGACTGGGAGCAGATACTGTCGGCGGGACACGGCGGCAGCAGAGGCGCCAGTAGCAGTGCCGGGTTCGTCCCGGTGAAGGACGAGCCGGTCTGCGACGGCAGCGATGACAATGACTTTAGTTGGAGTTTCCTAGATTAG